In Streptomyces sp. NBC_00878, a single window of DNA contains:
- a CDS encoding YciI family protein: MEFFCYHRDRPGSVALRHELLEEHWSYMDRFGKEMIARGPTLTEGGVPTGSVHIVDLPDLAAARAFAFDEPGYQAGVYRDVLLRRWRNMLGRTMWDFPGGASDGNRYLVIGLGSGQGADLAVPPDRDELIAYGPLLSDDGTTWLGTAVLLRAPDPDTARAVLTTGAYADIEVHNWQFGGRSS, translated from the coding sequence ATGGAGTTCTTCTGCTACCACCGCGATCGGCCCGGTTCCGTGGCGCTGCGTCACGAGTTGCTGGAGGAGCACTGGTCCTACATGGACCGCTTCGGGAAGGAGATGATCGCCCGCGGTCCCACCCTCACCGAGGGCGGCGTGCCCACCGGCAGCGTGCACATCGTGGACTTGCCGGACCTTGCCGCCGCCCGCGCGTTCGCCTTCGACGAGCCCGGCTACCAGGCCGGCGTATACCGGGACGTGCTGCTGCGCCGGTGGCGCAACATGCTGGGGCGCACCATGTGGGACTTCCCCGGTGGCGCCTCCGATGGCAACCGGTACCTCGTCATCGGCCTTGGCTCGGGGCAGGGCGCCGACCTCGCCGTGCCGCCCGACCGGGACGAGTTGATCGCGTACGGGCCGCTGCTGTCCGACGACGGCACCACCTGGCTCGGTACGGCGGTGCTGCTCCGGGCACCGGACCCGGACACGGCACGCGCCGTACTGACCACAGGTGCGTACGCCGACATCGAGGTCCACAACTGGCAGTTCGGCGGACGGTCGTCCTGA
- a CDS encoding nucleoside deaminase: MSHKEFLAEAVRLATESVEEGWGGPFGAVITRDDEIVARGQNRVLLTGDPTAHAEVETIRKAVQRLNPEAPSISPEHQNESTLEYVPRPEGSPDPVAERARMLQGCSIYISGAPCPMCMSAIYWSRIDNVYYSCDLKATREIGFDDAFQYEDFQKPLDQRRIHVEQIHPELGAQAYETWAHKPDRHPY, translated from the coding sequence ATGAGTCACAAGGAGTTCCTGGCCGAGGCCGTACGGCTCGCCACTGAATCCGTCGAAGAAGGCTGGGGCGGTCCGTTCGGTGCCGTGATCACTCGGGACGACGAAATAGTGGCCCGGGGTCAGAACCGTGTTCTGCTCACCGGCGACCCCACCGCGCACGCCGAAGTGGAGACCATACGCAAGGCCGTGCAGCGACTGAATCCCGAGGCTCCCTCGATATCGCCGGAACACCAGAACGAGAGCACGCTCGAATATGTGCCGCGCCCCGAAGGGTCTCCCGACCCGGTGGCGGAGCGGGCCCGGATGCTCCAGGGTTGTTCGATCTATATCAGCGGTGCCCCCTGCCCCATGTGCATGAGTGCCATCTACTGGTCGCGGATCGACAACGTCTACTACAGCTGCGATCTGAAGGCCACCCGCGAGATCGGCTTCGACGACGCCTTCCAGTACGAGGACTTCCAAAAGCCCCTCGACCAGCGCCGGATCCACGTCGAGCAGATCCACCCCGAACTCGGCGCCCAGGCCTACGAAACCTGGGCACACAAGCCGGACCGGCACCCCTACTGA
- a CDS encoding antibiotic biosynthesis monooxygenase, translated as MGARAIRAPAGDGATVVTSQKVREGRDDEYQRWQQRTNQTVRAFAGFEGTEMYPPGVGDEREWVVVFRFSRIDLLTDWLESGERRELLAQGRPLFDGTPTQEVLVGGAPPPAKEEAVTAVISHNVRPGREEDFIRWQDKALRAQERYAGFMGTELFKPVEGIQDNWVVVFRFDTHEHLDDWLASGAREKLLEEGQDYFSSYDVRKVGSAFSGWFRFGEGADEAAPPNWKQAMTVVLALYPTVMVLNLTVGYELDNIGWPGYIGLFIGNVLSVSILTWLLMPLVNRALAFWLVPGRARTARIHVAGAVLVMLCWALCILVFGLTTG; from the coding sequence ATGGGTGCCCGTGCAATCCGCGCCCCGGCCGGCGACGGTGCGACCGTCGTGACCTCCCAGAAAGTACGGGAAGGCCGCGATGACGAGTACCAGCGCTGGCAGCAGCGGACCAACCAGACCGTGCGCGCATTCGCCGGATTCGAGGGGACCGAAATGTATCCCCCGGGCGTCGGTGACGAGCGCGAATGGGTGGTGGTCTTCCGGTTTTCCCGTATCGACCTGCTGACCGACTGGCTGGAGTCCGGCGAGCGCCGGGAACTGCTTGCCCAGGGCCGTCCGCTGTTCGACGGGACGCCGACCCAGGAGGTCCTTGTCGGCGGTGCGCCGCCACCCGCCAAGGAGGAAGCCGTCACCGCAGTCATCTCCCACAATGTACGGCCCGGCCGGGAGGAGGACTTCATACGGTGGCAGGACAAGGCCCTCAGGGCTCAGGAGAGGTACGCGGGTTTCATGGGGACGGAGTTGTTCAAGCCGGTCGAAGGAATTCAGGATAACTGGGTCGTTGTCTTCCGCTTCGACACCCATGAACACCTCGACGATTGGCTCGCGTCCGGTGCCCGCGAAAAGCTCCTTGAGGAGGGCCAGGATTACTTCTCCTCCTACGATGTGCGCAAGGTGGGGTCGGCGTTCAGCGGTTGGTTCCGCTTCGGGGAAGGGGCCGATGAGGCGGCCCCGCCCAACTGGAAACAGGCCATGACCGTGGTGCTGGCGCTATATCCCACCGTGATGGTCCTGAATCTGACGGTGGGTTATGAGCTGGACAACATCGGATGGCCCGGATATATCGGCCTGTTCATCGGAAATGTGCTGAGCGTTTCCATCCTGACCTGGCTGCTGATGCCCCTGGTGAACCGTGCCCTCGCCTTCTGGCTGGTGCCCGGACGGGCGCGTACCGCGCGGATCCATGTGGCCGGGGCGGTCCTCGTGATGTTGTGCTGGGCCCTGTGCATCCTGGTTTTCGGGCTGACCACCGGCTGA
- a CDS encoding protein kinase family protein — MTDGAGMLPDERLAAYSAVSTSLALRSDRELGELVDSAAPLGSGIGGRSALLEVGGTPVFVKRVPVTEVELRPEHVRSTANVFGLPVFCQYGVDGPGFGAWREAAVHTMTTNWVLSGQYQGFPLTYHSRVLPDPAPALPEELADVDRVVAKWGGAPEVRRRIEAIGKSPASLVLFLEYIPQTLHEWLTEQVRTGDEAVGRACALVEKELEAGTSFMNARGLLHFDAHFQNILTDGRRLYFADYGLSLSSSFDLTPAEVDFYERHRTYDRAYTLSYLVNWLITDLYGYERTERMAAIRACAEGVGPSVGPPEATSALARHAPLAAVVTDFYLKLQNGSRETAYPLAAIHQIFESRDN; from the coding sequence ATGACCGACGGTGCTGGGATGCTGCCCGACGAGCGGTTGGCTGCCTACAGCGCCGTTTCCACATCCCTGGCCCTGCGCAGTGATCGAGAATTGGGCGAGCTCGTGGACTCTGCCGCACCGCTCGGTTCCGGTATCGGTGGGAGGTCGGCGCTGCTGGAGGTCGGAGGTACGCCGGTCTTCGTGAAGCGGGTCCCGGTGACTGAGGTGGAGCTTCGACCTGAACACGTCCGGTCCACGGCCAACGTGTTCGGACTGCCTGTCTTCTGTCAATACGGAGTCGACGGGCCCGGTTTCGGGGCGTGGCGGGAGGCCGCCGTCCACACCATGACCACCAACTGGGTGCTCTCAGGGCAGTACCAGGGGTTTCCGCTGACGTATCACTCGCGGGTTCTGCCGGACCCGGCACCGGCTCTTCCGGAGGAGCTGGCAGACGTGGATCGGGTCGTAGCCAAGTGGGGAGGCGCGCCGGAGGTACGTCGTCGTATCGAGGCCATCGGTAAGTCCCCGGCAAGCCTCGTCCTGTTCCTGGAGTACATCCCGCAGACCCTGCACGAGTGGCTCACCGAACAGGTACGGACCGGTGACGAGGCGGTCGGCCGGGCCTGTGCCCTGGTGGAGAAGGAACTGGAGGCGGGCACCTCGTTCATGAACGCCCGCGGCCTTCTGCACTTCGACGCCCACTTCCAGAACATCCTGACTGACGGCCGCCGCCTCTACTTCGCCGACTACGGCCTGTCTCTGTCGTCCAGCTTCGACTTGACCCCCGCTGAGGTCGACTTCTACGAGAGGCATCGAACGTACGATCGCGCGTACACGCTCAGCTACTTGGTGAACTGGCTGATCACGGACCTGTACGGGTACGAGCGGACGGAACGGATGGCGGCCATTCGCGCATGCGCCGAAGGGGTGGGGCCTTCTGTGGGTCCGCCGGAGGCTACGAGCGCCCTTGCCCGTCACGCACCGCTCGCCGCAGTCGTGACGGACTTCTACTTGAAGCTGCAGAACGGGAGTCGAGAGACTGCGTACCCGCTGGCGGCGATCCACCAGATCTTCGAGTCGCGTGACAACTGA
- the ccrA gene encoding crotonyl-CoA carboxylase/reductase, with protein sequence MASVTDAVLAGASPQDLERAALPEEFTAAHLRVEDVDVFQGVADKDVRKTLRVGPVPMPELAPDEVLVAVMASSINYNTVWSATFEPLSTFRFLGSYGRQGGWAERHDQPFHVLGSDAAGVVVRTGSAVRHWKTGDHVLVNAAVIDEQEAITQSDGMLGEHQLAWGYETNYGGIAHYCLARASQLIPKPAHLTWEEAASVPACAGTSYRMLVSDRGARMKQGDIVLIWGATGGTGAYAVQFVKNGGGTPVGVVGSARKAEALRALGCDVVIDRSELGLGEWDGDSDDEVAQAITDGKRLGRAIRDATGEDPHIVVDHVGQATFGMSVLAVRRGGTVITCGSSTGYRHRYDNRYLWMKLKRILGSHVANLHEQWECARLFGQGRVMPALSTLYPLDEVGEATRLVQLNEHIGKVGVLCLAPEPGLGVTDPELRARIGEERLNPLRPFATPGPGALAVTA encoded by the coding sequence ATGGCCTCTGTCACCGATGCGGTCCTCGCGGGTGCGAGCCCGCAGGACCTCGAACGCGCGGCTCTGCCGGAGGAGTTCACGGCAGCGCATCTGCGCGTCGAGGACGTGGATGTCTTCCAGGGTGTGGCGGACAAGGACGTACGCAAGACCCTCCGGGTCGGCCCCGTCCCCATGCCCGAGCTCGCGCCCGACGAGGTTCTCGTCGCCGTCATGGCCAGCTCGATCAACTACAACACCGTGTGGTCCGCCACCTTCGAACCCCTGTCCACCTTCCGCTTCCTCGGCTCGTACGGCAGACAGGGCGGCTGGGCCGAACGCCACGACCAGCCCTTCCACGTGCTCGGCTCCGACGCGGCCGGTGTCGTCGTCCGCACCGGCTCCGCCGTACGCCACTGGAAGACCGGCGACCACGTCCTCGTCAACGCGGCCGTCATCGATGAACAGGAAGCCATCACCCAGAGCGACGGCATGCTCGGCGAGCACCAGCTCGCCTGGGGCTACGAGACCAACTACGGCGGCATCGCCCACTACTGCCTCGCCCGCGCGAGCCAGCTCATCCCCAAGCCCGCCCATCTGACGTGGGAAGAAGCCGCCTCCGTGCCCGCCTGCGCCGGCACCTCCTACCGGATGCTCGTCTCCGACCGGGGCGCCCGGATGAAGCAGGGCGACATCGTCCTCATCTGGGGTGCCACCGGCGGTACCGGCGCCTACGCCGTGCAGTTCGTCAAGAACGGCGGCGGCACACCGGTCGGTGTCGTCGGCTCCGCCCGCAAGGCCGAGGCCCTGCGGGCCCTCGGCTGCGACGTCGTCATCGACCGCAGCGAACTCGGACTCGGCGAGTGGGACGGCGACAGCGACGACGAGGTCGCCCAGGCCATCACCGACGGCAAGAGGCTCGGCCGCGCCATCCGCGACGCCACAGGCGAGGACCCGCACATCGTCGTCGACCACGTCGGCCAGGCCACCTTCGGCATGTCCGTCCTCGCCGTCCGGCGCGGCGGCACCGTCATCACCTGCGGCTCCAGCACCGGTTACCGGCACCGCTACGACAACCGGTACCTGTGGATGAAACTCAAACGCATCCTCGGCAGCCACGTCGCCAACCTCCACGAACAGTGGGAGTGCGCCCGCCTGTTCGGCCAGGGCCGCGTCATGCCCGCCCTCTCCACCCTCTATCCCCTCGACGAGGTCGGCGAGGCCACCCGGCTCGTCCAGCTCAACGAGCACATCGGCAAGGTCGGCGTACTCTGCCTGGCCCCCGAACCCGGACTCGGCGTCACCGACCCCGAACTGCGCGCCCGCATCGGCGAGGAGCGGCTCAACCCGCTGCGCCCCTTCGCCACCCCCGGGCCCGGCGCCCTGGCGGTGACCGCATGA
- a CDS encoding 3-oxoacyl-ACP synthase III family protein — protein MTAIGILGTGSYLPKEEITNEEIARRVPNITAEWIGRRTLIRGRRYAAPHEATSDLARNAATAALERAGVSADRVDHLIVATSTGDAPLPPTSSLVQNSLGATRAVCFDINIACAGFVYALDIARALVAQRPGTLALVIGADLYSRFLDYDDRGTAVLLGDAAGAAVIGEVPEPYGILGTELAGRGDAHELIWIEGGGSRVPASHDTVDGGGHSLRMAGRGVADFVMTNVPPMIAPLLERTGTTISQVDHFVPHQANGVLLGELVERCGLTGARTHTPLVKYGNMGAASVPVALDEAARDGLIADGELLLLAGFGAGMAAGLCLLRWAA, from the coding sequence ATGACCGCCATCGGCATCCTCGGCACCGGCTCCTACCTGCCCAAGGAGGAGATCACCAACGAGGAGATCGCGCGCCGCGTCCCGAACATCACCGCCGAGTGGATCGGCCGCCGCACCCTCATCCGCGGCCGCCGCTACGCCGCCCCCCACGAGGCCACCTCCGACCTCGCCCGCAACGCCGCCACCGCCGCCCTGGAGCGAGCGGGCGTCAGCGCCGACCGCGTCGACCACCTGATCGTGGCCACCTCCACCGGCGACGCCCCGCTGCCCCCGACCTCCTCCCTGGTGCAGAACTCCCTCGGCGCGACCCGCGCGGTCTGCTTCGACATCAACATCGCCTGCGCCGGCTTCGTCTACGCCCTCGACATCGCCCGCGCCCTCGTCGCCCAGCGCCCCGGCACCCTCGCCCTGGTCATCGGCGCCGACCTCTACTCCCGCTTCCTCGACTACGACGACCGCGGCACCGCCGTCCTCCTCGGCGACGCCGCCGGAGCCGCCGTCATCGGCGAGGTCCCCGAGCCCTACGGCATCCTCGGCACCGAACTCGCCGGGCGCGGCGACGCCCACGAGCTGATCTGGATCGAGGGCGGCGGCAGCCGGGTCCCCGCCTCCCACGACACCGTCGACGGCGGCGGCCACTCCCTGCGCATGGCCGGCCGGGGCGTCGCCGACTTCGTCATGACCAATGTGCCGCCCATGATCGCCCCGCTGCTGGAGCGCACCGGCACCACGATCTCCCAGGTCGACCACTTCGTCCCCCACCAGGCCAACGGAGTCCTCCTCGGGGAACTCGTCGAACGCTGCGGCCTGACCGGCGCCCGTACCCACACCCCGCTGGTCAAGTACGGCAACATGGGCGCCGCCTCGGTGCCCGTCGCCCTCGACGAGGCGGCCCGCGACGGCCTGATCGCCGACGGCGAACTGCTGCTGCTCGCCGGGTTCGGAGCGGGCATGGCGGCCGGGCTCTGTCTGCTGCGCTGGGCGGCCTGA
- a CDS encoding serine/threonine-protein kinase translates to MAEAQTSTTELIAGRYRPLQIVHREEFRVGWHGQDMASGRLVFLAEARLPAILREETSGQTTARVLRETANLEASAPGRVATVLDVTEQDGRLWTVMEPIDGQSLSELLDLSGPFNQPRVVRIGLEILDVLAAAHRLGVIHGDLGPDQVFVKTDGSVVVTGFGLSGADRSLRANAPSYASPEQIRGEAIDPSTDLWALGALLHTMVEGRPPASNPGYVEGVSFSPEGIVGDRTRGEADRSWTGELSTGRLRQTIHGLLREDPRERLTEPVLRRALARMVSEDSAEPPHVFGLRGIYGTVPGAERMWRRKRPIILAIACSVLAVVAVPVVLTVNSGSASDASDAAGPAATASGSAAAPVPAPPTQVRPSADPTGGASSGTSDPAVPAVPSSSVSAEATAPPATKRYVAPEGFSVELPSGWRRLKDTGRPDNAFSVTFGASGDPRTLRITFGSVASSDPVTVWRIAEPQLRRLNPGFDRIGDIQRVDQPGGRAADLEWFAKGDTARTRTLARALLVDTNLGYSIRWTTPAADWNAPANQQTLDTILNSFRATR, encoded by the coding sequence ATGGCAGAAGCGCAGACCTCCACAACCGAGTTGATCGCCGGGAGATATCGACCGCTCCAGATCGTGCACCGAGAGGAATTCCGGGTCGGCTGGCACGGTCAGGACATGGCATCCGGCCGATTGGTGTTCCTGGCGGAAGCCCGGCTTCCCGCGATCCTCCGTGAGGAGACGTCGGGGCAGACCACGGCCCGGGTACTGCGGGAGACCGCGAACTTGGAAGCCTCCGCGCCTGGCCGGGTGGCCACCGTCCTTGACGTCACCGAGCAGGACGGTCGGCTGTGGACCGTCATGGAACCGATCGATGGCCAGTCCCTGAGTGAACTCCTCGACCTCAGCGGACCGTTCAACCAGCCCCGGGTGGTCCGTATCGGCCTGGAGATCCTCGATGTGCTCGCGGCCGCGCACCGGTTGGGTGTTATACACGGCGACCTCGGTCCCGACCAGGTCTTCGTCAAGACGGATGGCAGCGTGGTGGTCACGGGGTTCGGGCTGAGCGGAGCGGACAGGTCCTTGAGGGCGAACGCACCCTCGTACGCCTCTCCGGAACAGATCCGCGGTGAGGCGATCGATCCCTCGACGGATCTGTGGGCCCTGGGAGCGCTCCTGCACACCATGGTCGAGGGTCGTCCGCCCGCTTCGAACCCGGGTTACGTCGAAGGCGTTTCGTTCTCCCCGGAAGGCATCGTGGGAGACCGGACACGGGGAGAAGCGGACAGATCCTGGACGGGCGAGCTGTCCACCGGTCGACTGCGCCAGACCATTCACGGCCTGCTCCGCGAAGACCCGAGGGAACGGCTCACCGAACCGGTACTGCGCAGGGCGCTGGCCCGGATGGTCAGCGAGGACTCGGCCGAACCGCCGCACGTGTTCGGGCTGCGCGGCATTTACGGGACCGTGCCGGGGGCGGAACGGATGTGGCGCAGGAAGCGGCCCATCATCCTCGCGATTGCCTGTTCGGTACTGGCCGTCGTAGCCGTCCCGGTCGTACTCACCGTGAACAGCGGATCGGCCTCGGACGCGTCCGACGCAGCCGGCCCGGCAGCCACCGCGTCCGGCTCCGCTGCCGCGCCGGTTCCTGCGCCTCCCACCCAGGTTCGCCCCTCCGCGGACCCGACCGGCGGCGCTTCGTCCGGAACCTCGGACCCCGCCGTGCCCGCCGTCCCCTCCTCCAGCGTCTCCGCAGAAGCGACGGCGCCGCCCGCCACCAAGCGTTACGTCGCGCCGGAAGGGTTCTCGGTCGAACTGCCCTCGGGATGGCGGCGCCTCAAGGACACCGGGCGGCCGGACAACGCGTTCAGCGTCACGTTCGGTGCCTCGGGCGACCCACGCACACTGAGGATCACCTTCGGCAGCGTCGCCTCATCCGACCCCGTCACCGTCTGGCGCATCGCCGAACCCCAACTGCGGCGCCTCAACCCCGGCTTCGACCGCATCGGCGACATCCAGCGAGTGGACCAACCCGGTGGGCGGGCAGCCGACCTGGAATGGTTCGCCAAGGGTGACACCGCCCGCACGCGTACGCTGGCCCGCGCCCTCCTCGTCGACACCAACCTCGGCTACTCGATCAGGTGGACAACCCCGGCCGCCGACTGGAACGCTCCCGCCAACCAACAAACCCTCGACACCATTCTGAACTCCTTTCGCGCTACGCGATGA